In Gopherus flavomarginatus isolate rGopFla2 chromosome 1, rGopFla2.mat.asm, whole genome shotgun sequence, a single genomic region encodes these proteins:
- the LOC127043798 gene encoding zinc finger and SCAN domain-containing protein 29-like, which translates to MPPHAKRASAWSNGELLDLISVLGEVAFQSWLRSSRRNYDTFGQVSRAMLERGHDWDAVQCRVKVKELRSAYCKACEGNRHSGAAPTTCHFYKELDAILGGDPTSTPRTTMDTSELVEEEEEESESEGTGVGGDTPESQEACNQELFSSQEEGSQSQQPVLGGGQTEERVPNATLRSQLSVLSPAETLQNLRKRPQESKENMLHEACQMSSF; encoded by the exons atgcctccacacgccaaacgagcctcagcatggagcaatggcgagttgctggacctcatcagtgttttggGGGAGGTAGCTTTCCAGTCCtggctgcgctccagccgtaggaattacgatacctttgggcaggtatcaagggccatgctggaaaggggccatgactgggacgcggtgcagtgcagggttaaagtgaaggagctgcggagtgcctactgcaaagcctgcgagggaaaccgccactccggtgctgcccccacgacctgccatttctacaaagagctggacgcaatacttgggggtgaccccacctccactccgaggaccacgatggacacttcagagctggtggaggaggaggaggaggaaagcgagagtgagggtactggggtggggggagacaccccggagtcccaggaggcatgcaaccaggagctcttctcaagccaggaggaaggtagccagtcgcagcagccggtacttggtggaggacaaacagaggagcgggttccca atgcaaccttgagatctcagctgtccGTGTTATCACCGGCTGAGACACTGCAAAACCTTCGGAAGAGACCgcaagaaagcaaagaaaacatGCTGCACGAA